From the Labrus mixtus chromosome 17, fLabMix1.1, whole genome shotgun sequence genome, one window contains:
- the nkx6.1 gene encoding homeobox protein Nkx-6.1 — MLAVGQMDGSRQSAFLLSPPPLAALHSMTEMKTPLYPAYPLSSPGHNSSTSPATTSPNPGGMAGSSPGIKSSGGMSSGLGSPQLSSSATPHGINDILSRPSAAAAAAAASVAVAAASSSAGILSSLPRFSSLSPPPPHGLYFSPGAAAVAVARYPKPLAELPGRTPIFWPGVMQSAPWRDARFACSAREYQNSVLLDKDGKRKHTRPTFSGQQIFALEKTFEQTKYLAGPERARLAYSLGMTESQVKVWFQNRRTKWRKKHAAEMATAKKKQDSETERLKGGSDVEDEDDDYNKPLDPNSDDEKITQLLNKHKPGAGPGPGPGLLMHGSENDSS, encoded by the exons ATGTTAGCGGTGGGTCAGATGGACGGGTCCCGACAGAGCGCCTTCCTCCTCAGCCCCCCTCCGTTAGCGGCTCTGCACAGCATGACGGAGATGAAGACCCCGCTGTACCCGGCCTACCCCCTTTCCTCCCCCGGCCAcaactcctccacctccccggCCACCACCTCCCCTAACCCGGGCGGCATGGCGGGCTCCTCCCCGGGCATCAAGAGCTCCGGGGGGATGTCGTCGGGGCTTGGTTCCCCGCAGCTGAGCTCCTCCGCCACCCCGCACGGGATTAACGACATCCTGAGCCGGCCCTCcgctgctgccgccgccgccgcagcCTCGGTGGCTGTTGCCGCCGCCTCGTCCTCCGCGGGGATCCTGTCCAGTCTGCCCCGGTTCAGCAGTCTCAGCCCCCCGCCTCCACACGGACTCTACTTCAGCCCCGGGGCCGCCGCCGTGGCCGTGGCCCGGTACCCGAAGCCTCTGGCGGAGCTGCCGGGCAGGACGCCCATCTTCTGGCCCGGAGTGATGCAGAGCGCGCCGTGGAGGGACGCCCGGTTCGCGTGTTCAGCGCGAGAGT ACCAGAATTCGGTGCTGCTGGATAAAGACGGGAAACGGAAACACACGCGGCCCACCTTCTCCGGTCAGCAGATCTTCGCGCTGGAAAAAACGTTTGAACAAACCAAATACCTGGCGGGACCGGAGCGCGCGAGGCTGGCCTACAGCCTGGGGATGACGGAGAGCCAGGTCAAG GTGTGGTTCCAGAACCGGAGGACGAAGTGGCGGAAGAAGCACGCGGCGGAGATGGCGACCGCGAAGAAGAAGCAGGACTCGGAGACGGAGAGACTGAAGGGGGGTTCGGACGTcgaggacgaggacgacgaCTACAACAAACCGTTAGACCCGAACTCGGACGACGAGAAGATCACCCAGCtgctcaacaaacacaaaccggGAGCAGGACCCGGACCGGGCCCGGGGCTGCTGATGCACGGATCGGAGAACGACAGCTCTTAA
- the rpl17 gene encoding 60S ribosomal protein L17, with protein MVRYSLDPENPTKSCKSRGSNLRVHFKNTRETAQAIKGMHIRKANKYLRDVVVKHQCVPFRRYNGGVGRCAQAKQFGWTQGRWPKKSAEFLLHMLKNAESNAELKGLDVDSLVIEHIQVNKAPKMRRRTYRAHGRINPYMSSPCHIEMILTEKEQIVPKPEEEVAQKKKVSQKKLKKQKLMARE; from the exons ATGGTCCGCTACTCTCTCGACCCCGAGAACCCGACTAAAT CATGCAAGTCGAGGGGCTCCAACCTCCGGGTTCACTTCAAG AACACCCGTGAGACAGCCCAGGCCATCAAGGGCATGCACATCCGTAAGGCCAACAAGTACCTGAGGGACGTGGTCGTCAAGCACCAGTGTGTCCCGTTCCGCCGCTACAACGGAGGAGTGGGCAGGTGTGCCCAG gCCAAACAGTTCGGCTGGACGCAGGGACGCTGGCCCAAGAAGAGCGCCGAGTTCCTCCTGCACATGCTGAAGAACGCCGAGAGCAACGCTGAGCTCAAG GGTCTTGACGTGGACTCTCTGGTCATCGAGCACATCCAGGTGAACAAGGCGCCAAAGATGAGGAGGCGTACGTACCGTGCTCACGGTCGCATCAATCCATACATGAGCTCCCCGTGTCACATCGAGATGATCCTGACGGAGAAGGAGCAGATCGTCCCCAAACCCGAGGAGGAGGTCGCCCAGAAGAAGAAG GTTTCACAGAAGAAGCTGAAGAAGCAGAAGCTCATGGCCCGAGAGTAA